GGCCTGGTCCGCGTCTACGACGCCGGCACGAGCGGGCGCACGCCGTTCGTCGTGCTGCACCTGGTCGAGGGGCAGACGCTGCGCGACCTCGTCGCGAACGGGCCCCTGCCCGCCGACGACGTGCGGCGGCTCGGCGCGACCCTGGCCGCCGCGCTGGCCTACGTGCACGCCCACGGGGTGGTGCACCGCGACGTCAAGCCGTCGAACATCCTGCTCGACGAGGCCGGCCAGCCGTACCTCGCGGACTTCGGCCTGGCGCACCTGGCCGGCACGACGCGGTTCACCCGCGACGACCAGATGATCGGGACCGCCGCCTACCTGGCCCCCGAGCAGGTGCTCGGCACCGATGTCGGCCACGCCGCCGACGTCTACGCCCTCGGCCTGGTCCTGCTCGAATGCCTCACCGGCAGGCGCGAGTACGAGGGCAGCGAGGTCGAGACCGCCGTCGCCCGCCTGCACCGGTCGCCCGCGGTGCCGCCGGAGGTGCCCGCCGACCTGGCCGCCCTGCTGACCTCGATGACCGACCTGACCCCGGACCGGCGGCCCACCGCGGAGGAGTGCGCGCGGGAGCTGCACGGGGGAGAAGACCTGCCGGTGCACGTCGCCGAACTCCACGCCGGGCTGGCCGTGCTCCCCGCCCGTCCCGGCGAGCGGACCACGCCGTCCGCCGAGCGGGCGTCGCGTGCGGCCGAGCGGACGATGCCCGCGCGGTCGGTCACCGCGTGGCACCTGCCGAAGACCAAGCTCCTCGCCGCGGCGGCGTCGCTGGTGGGCGCCTTCGCCATCACGCTGGCCGTGCTGCCGGGCGCCGACCCCGCGACCTCGACGCCGACCGACGCCACCGACCGGGGCACCGGCACCACCCAGCCGGGCACGCCCGCGCCGGAACCCGCCGTGCACTCCCTGGTCGGGGGGCAGGAGGACGCAGGTCCCGACGCCGTGGTCGCCCCCAGCACCGTCGTGACGGAGGAGGCGACCGCGCCGGTGGACACGACCCAGGCGCAGCCGCAGCCGACCACCACCGCCCCGCAGCCCGCCCCGCAGCCCTCCGGCGAGCCGTCCGGGGAGCCGTCCTCCACGCCGGACCAGCCGGGGAGCAGCGAACCCCCGACGTCGTCGGACGTGCCCGAGCCCACCACCGACGCGCCGGAGCCGAGCCCCCCGGTCACCGAGGAGTCCGGCACCGGGCAGTCCGAGGTGAGCACGCCCGGCTCGCCCGTCGACACCCTGCCCTGACCCCTGTCACGGGGCGCCGGCGCGCCCGCCCGCGGGGACGACCGGCTCGACCCGGCCGGCGTCGAGGTTCCTCCGCGACGGCCGTGGTCACCGGTCCGGTGACCACGGCCGTCCGGGTCAGGGGTGTGCGCGGGTCAGGGGCGTGCGCCGAGCCCGTCCACGACCGCCGTCTCCACCGAGCTGGACCACACGACCGTGCCCGCCGGCAGCGAGTCGTCCGGCTCGGTCAGCACCCGGCGCTCGCCGATGAACTCGCCGGTGGCGGGGTCGACGATCACCTCCTGCCGCGCCTCGCCGTCGGTGACCGCCAGGGCGACGCCCTTCCGGCCGTCGAGGTTTGCCGAGCGGTCGGCGACCTCCAGGCCCGGCAACAGCGCCAGCGCCCGGAACAGCGCGGCCCGCAGGTCCGCCGGCACCCGTCCACTGCGCAGCAGGTCGGCGGCGTACACCAGGACCTCCTGGCTCTCGCTCGACCCGCGTCCCCGGCTGTCGTCGAGCAGGCGGCGCAGGAGCTGCTCCGGCTCGCGGGGCAGTCCGGTCAGGAACTTCTCGTTGGGCGCCTGCCACGTGCCCGGTTCCTCCCGGCACGTCCGGTCGCACCGCCCGCGGACCTCCGCCTGGGGCGTCGGCTCCAACCGGACCCCGGCGGCGCGGGCCTGTTCCTCCGTGCCGACCAACCAGTCCCGCCGATCGGTCTCCCGGGGCCTGACCAGGTACTCCTCACCTTCGACGGCGGGCGTCCAGCTCTCCAGCACCTCCTCGTCGAGCCACCGGAACCGGGTGTCACCGGCGTCCTGGAGCACGGCCGACCGCCCGCGCGTGACCGTGTACCGGTACTGGCCCGGGCCGAGCACGGGGTCGCTGGTGGTGATGGCGTCGGCGGCCCCGGTCATGGCCCGCGCGGCCTCGGCGGTCGCGGGAGCCGGCCCGCCCAGCACCGCTTGGGCCAGCACCCCGGCGGCGGCCAGCACGCCGAAGCCCGCCGCGACGCCCCACCAGCGCCGCGGGGAGCGCCCCGCCGCCTGCCCGACCGCTGCCTGTCCGACCGCCGCCTGTCCGATCGCCGCCTGCCCGGCCGGCCGGTCCGCCGTCCGCGGCCTGGTGGCCAGGGCCAGCACCTTCGCCCGGGTGGCGGCGAAGTCCTCCTCGGTCATGGGCGCGACATCCGCGCGCACGGCCCGCACCACCGGGTCCAACTCGTCGTCACCCATCGAGCGCCTCCTTCGTCCGCAGCTTCGTCCTGGCCCGGTGCAGGCGCGTCCGCACCGTCTGCTCCCGCACCCCGAGGGCCTCCGAGATCTCCGCCGTGGTCAGCCCGGCCCACGCCACGAGCAGCAGCACGTCGCGCTCCTCCGCGCGCAGCCCGGAGATCGCCTCGGCCATCCGCCGCACGCGCACGTCCGCGTCGACGCTCTCGGTCGCCCGGTGGGCCACCTCGTCCTGGGTGGAGCGCCGGGCGCCGTCACGCGCCCACGCCCGCAACCGGGTCTCCTCGGTGCGCCGGTGGCGCAGCAGGAGGTTGGTCGCGATGCCGTACAGCCACGCCCGCGGCCCGGCCCGGCCGGGGTCGAAGCTCGCCCGCCGCTCCCAGGCGACCAGGAACACGTCCGCCACCAGGTCGTCGGCCACCTGCGTCCCCGCGCGCCGCGCCAGGTAGTGGTGCAGCGGCCGGGCGTGGGCGTCGTACCAGGAGGCCAACGCCTCGGGGCCGTCCAGACCGCCCGTCCCGGGTCCGTCCACCGGGGGACTCCCTCTTTGCGCCGCCGGGGCGCTCTCGATTCGCACGCAGTTGATTGCCGCTCGACGCCCGCGGTGTTCCCGGACCGGTTCCGACGTCGTCGACCCCGGAACGCCCGACGCCCCGCACCACCGGCGTCGGAGCAGGTCAGCGGTGCGGCTCGACCGCCGGCGCCGTCACCGGTCGCGCAGGACGGCGTGCGTGCTCAGCAGCAACCGGTAGGCCAGGAGCAGGATGACGTGCAGCAGGTAGAGCCACAAGCCCAGCGCGGCGACCGCGCCGACCGCGCGCAACCCCGCGAACGGGAACGCCCAGTCCACCGGGATGGCCAGGAACAGCAGGAAGCCGTGCAGGAAACCGGTCAGCACCGCGCCCGCGCAGAACCCGCCCACGACGGCGACCGCGCGCGGCAGCAGGTTCGGCCCGGTGGCCAGGAACACCAGGCACAGCGCCACCGACAGCACCACCCAGTCCACGTGGAACGACACCACGACGCCCCACACCGCCGACCAGCCGCCCGCCCGGTAGTCGGGGGCGACCGAGGGGGCCACCGCCAGCGGGGCGGCCATCAGCAGCGGCGCGGCGAGGAGCACCGGCAGGAACCCGACCCGGCCCAGCCACCCGGTCTTCGCGCCGGACGGCCGGCCCGCGATCTGGAGCAGACCCCGGCGCAGCCCCTCGCCGTAGAGGCTGGCGGGCAGCAGCGTCGACAGCAGCACGGGCCAGGACGCGCCCAGCGCCGCGTCGGTCAGCGCCCGCACCGCCGACGCGGGCCGCTGCGCGTCCGGCAGGGCATCCCCCAGCAGGCGCGCGCCGTCGTCGACCAGCTCCGGTCCGAACAGGACGGCCGCGCCGCGCAACGCCAGCAGCAGCACCGGCACCACGGCCAGCGCGGCGAAGAAGGTGATCCCGGCCGCCCACAGGGCCAGGTCGCGCCCGCGCAGCGCGGTCAGCGCGTGGCGCAGCACCGCACGGGCTGTTCGCATGATCGCGGTGTACCCCACAACGGGCGACGGCACACGGTCCGCCATACGGTGACGTGGTGGACGGAACGCGTTCGTCGGAGGTGGAGGGCTGGTCCCGGCTGCACGGGCACGACGTGTCCGGCAACCGGCTCGCCGTGGGCTGGATCGGACTGGTCCACGTGCTCGCCGGGCGCGTGCACCGGGTGCCGCCCGACGTGCTGTCGGCGGCGGGCGTGGTGACGGCGGCGGGCGCGGTGGGCGTGGCGCTGGCGGGTGGCCGGTGGGCGTTGCTCGCGTGCGCGCTGGTGGTGCTGTCCGGCCTGCTCGACGGGGTCGACGGCGCGGTCGCCCTGCGCACCGGGCGGGCGCGTCCCCTCGGCGCGGTGGTGGACGCGGTGGGGGACCGGGTCGCCGACACGTGCCTGGTGGTGCTGCTGGTCGTGCTGGGCGGTCCGGGTTGGCTCGCGGCGGCCGTGGGGGCGTCGGTGTTCCTGCACGAGTACGCGCGTGCCCGCGCCCAGGGCGTCGGCCTGGTGGGCGCGGGCGCGATCACGGCGGCCGAGCGGCCGACGCGGGTGGTCGTCGCGGCGGTGGCGTGCCTCGGTGCCGGGGCGTGGCCCGGCGGCACGCCGTGGACGGGCTGGTCGTGGGGCGCGGTGTGCCTGGTGCTGTGGGCCGCGACGGCCGTGGTCGGCGGGGCGCACCTGGCGGTCGCGCTGCGCCGGGAGCTGCGCGGGCGGACGTGGGACGTCACGCCGGACCGATCGCCTCCGCGGTGATCCTGGCGGACATCGCCACCAGCGGCAGCCCGCCGCCGGGGTGCGCGGAACCGCCGACCAGGTGGAGACCGGGGACGGGGCTGCGGTTGGCCGGGCGCAGCAGCGCGGCGCGGGCCCCGTTGGAGGACGAGCCGTACAGCGCGCCGCCGACCGAGCCGGTGTCGCGCTCCCAGTCGGCAGGGGTGCGCACCTCGCGCCACAGCACCCGGTCGCGCACGTCGTGGCCGCGTTCGGCCAGCACGGTCAGCACGCGGTCGGCGTAGCGGTCGGCCAGACCGGGTGCGGTCCAGTCCACCTGGCCCTGGCGGGGTGCGTTGACCAGCACGAACCACGCCTCGTGGCCCTCGGGCGCGACGGTGGGGTCGTCCGGGGAGCACACGTAGACCGTCGGGTCGGGCACCGGGCGCGGGTCGCGGCCGAACAGGGCGTCGAACTCGGCGTCGTAGTCGGCCGGGAACAGGACGCGGTGGTGGTACGGGCGCGGCGAGCGGCCGCGCAGGGCCAGCAGCAGGACGAACCCCGACAGGGACGGCACCGCGCGGGCCAGGGCGCGGCGCGGTGCGCGGGCCCGGCGGTCGGTGACCAGGTGGTCGTAGAGGTGCCGGGCGTCGGCGTCGGACACCACGACGTCGGCGGGCACCGTCGTGCCGCCCTCCAACGTCACCCCGCCGCCCGCGGCGTGGACCCGCGTGACGCGGGCCCCGAACTCGAAGCGCACGCCCAGCCCGGCGCAGTGCGCGGCCAGCGCGTCGCCGAGCCTGCGCAGACCACCGCGCACGTACCAGCCGCCGAAGCGCTGCTCGACGTACGGCACCACGGTCATCAGGCCGGGCAGGCGACGCGGGTCCGAGCCGCTGTAGGTGGCGTAGCGGTCGAGCAGCACCCGCGCGCGCGGGTCGGACAGCCGCCGGCCCACGGTGCGCAGCGTCCGCCACGGGGCCAGCGCCCACAGGTCGCGCACGCTCGCCGAACGCCGCAGCAGGTCGCCCACGCCGTTCAACGGGCGTTGCAGCACCGACTCGCCCACCAGGTCCCACAGCCGGGCGGCGTCGGCCATCAACTCCGCCCACTGCCGCCCGGTGCCGCCGCCCAGCGCGGCCTCCAGCGCGGCGGGCACGGCCGCCGCGTCGTGCGGGACGTCCACTTCGGACCCGTCGGCGAACCGGTAGTGGCACGTGGGCTCGACCGGCACGACGTCCACCGCGGCGTCGAGATCGCCCCCCGTCTCGGCGAACAGGTCGCGGTAGACGTGCGGCAGCGTGAGCAGCGACGGGCCGGTGTCGAAGGCGAACCCGTCGCGGCGCAGCTCGCCCAGCTTGCCGCCGTGCGTGCCGGACTGCTCCAGCACGGTCACGTCGTGCCCGGTGGCGGCCAGTCGCGCGGCGACGGCCAACCCGCCCATGCCCGCGCCCACCACGACGACCCGGGCCATCAGCGGCTCCCGTGCAGCGGCCGGTTCTTCCAGGTCAACGTGCCCGCCCGCCGCGCCCGCCAGGACCGCGCCAGCAGCCGCAGCAGGGCGGCGACCGACACCGGGTGGGCCAGTGCGTCCGGCCACGCCCGGCCGCCGGTGCGCCGCGCCGTCACGACGCGGCCCGCCACGGCGGCGGCGTAGCCGAGCAGGCCCACCCGCGAGCCCACCAGCGCGGCCACCGGCGGCAGCACGAACACCCAGGCCAGCGCCGCGGCGAGCAGCACCGCGCCCACCGGGCCGCCGGTGGCCGCCCACAGGGACTTCTCGTACCCGGCGGCCACCTCCGACCAGCCCCGGTACATGCGGCACTCCGCGACCCCGCTGCCGTCCGCCACCGCGCCGCGACCGCCGGACCGCTTCACCGCCCGCATGAGCGCGATGTCGTCCAGCACGGCGTCGGCCACCGCCTCGAACCCGCCGCAGCGCCGCAGCGCCTCGGCGTCGACCACGAAGAACTGGCCGTTGGCCGCCGACAGCGACTCGCGCGGCGACCGCTCGGCCAGCCGCAGCGGCAGGAACACCAGCCACGACCACTGGAGCAGCGGCTGCACCAGGCGCGTCGCCGGGTCGTCGGCCAACTGGCGCGGGAACGGCGACACCGCGTCCAGCCCCGCCGACCGCAGCAGGTCCGCGGCGGCCGCCGCGGCGTGCGGGGCGAGCACCACGTCGGCGTCCACGAACACCAGCACCCGGCCGCGCGCCTCGGCGGCGAGCCGCGCGCAGGCGGCGGGTTTGCCGGGCAGCCCGGCAGGGGGAGGGGAGCCGGTGACCAGCCGCACCCTCGGGTCGCCCGCGGCGACGGCGCGGACCACGTCGGCGGTGCCGTCGGTGGAACCGTCGTCGCAGACCAGCACCTCCAGGTCGAGCACGCCCCGCTGGGCCAGCAGCGACCGGAGCGTCGGCGCGATCCGGTGCGCCTCGTCGCGGGCGGGGACCAGCAGCGACACCGGCTCCCGGCACGGCGGCGGGTCCGCCGGGGGCGTGCGGACGAGGCGGGAGTTGACCAGGGCGTGCGCCGTCCCGAGCGCGGCCGCCGCCGACCCGCCCGCGACCAGCGCCCCGAGCACGCCCCTCACCGGTGCGCCCGCCACAGCGCGACGGCGAACGGCACCGCGACCGCGCCCATCAGCAGGCCGCCGACCAGCGACGATCCGGGCCGGTCGAAGAACGCGGCGTGCGCCCACACCGACGAGCCGTAGGTCCACAGGTACAGCGCGGGCGCGGGCCCCCGGCGCAGGTCCGGTCCCGGGTCGTCCAGCAGGGCGTGCAGGGCGCCGGTGATCAGCACGGCGACCAGCAGCCAGCCCGCGAAGTTCGTCAGCGGGATGCCCTCCACGCCGGGCAGCGCGGGGGTCGGGCGCGCCCACGTCCAGTGGCCCGCGTCGACCATCTGGGGGTCCAGGAACACGTCCCACGAGGCCAACGCCCACGCCGCGACCGCCACCACCGCCCAGGCCGGGCCCCGCGCGCGCCCGCTTCCGACCAGGGCGCGCCCGACCAGCACCGACGGCCAGGCCATCATGATCCACGCCATCGGCACGACCAGCGGCACGCCGAGCACCTGGACGCCCAGCGAACCGGTGTAGGCGTACTCGCCGAACGGGAACCCGGTGTGCACGCCCACCGCCTCGGCCAGCAGACCGCCGCCCCCGGCGACCGCCACCAGCACCCCGGCGGCGCGGGCGCCGAGCCGCGACGCCGCGTCCAGCACCGAGGCCAGGCAGAACAGCACGACCGCGAGCACCGTGGTGGGCAGGCGGTCGGCGGGGTCCGTCATCGAGTACACGATCTGGGTGAGCACGACACCGCCGCCGAGGAGCCACGCGGTGAC
This region of Saccharothrix longispora genomic DNA includes:
- a CDS encoding RNA polymerase sigma factor, whose amino-acid sequence is MDGPGTGGLDGPEALASWYDAHARPLHHYLARRAGTQVADDLVADVFLVAWERRASFDPGRAGPRAWLYGIATNLLLRHRRTEETRLRAWARDGARRSTQDEVAHRATESVDADVRVRRMAEAISGLRAEERDVLLLVAWAGLTTAEISEALGVREQTVRTRLHRARTKLRTKEALDG
- a CDS encoding CDP-alcohol phosphatidyltransferase family protein, which codes for MDGTRSSEVEGWSRLHGHDVSGNRLAVGWIGLVHVLAGRVHRVPPDVLSAAGVVTAAGAVGVALAGGRWALLACALVVLSGLLDGVDGAVALRTGRARPLGAVVDAVGDRVADTCLVVLLVVLGGPGWLAAAVGASVFLHEYARARAQGVGLVGAGAITAAERPTRVVVAAVACLGAGAWPGGTPWTGWSWGAVCLVLWAATAVVGGAHLAVALRRELRGRTWDVTPDRSPPR
- a CDS encoding serine/threonine-protein kinase, yielding MHIPGPEDATANPLAAAELLAGRYRLDEAVGAGGMADVHRGWDVLLRRHVAIKVFRPHDDLDAARRFDNEVRTLAGLSHPGLVRVYDAGTSGRTPFVVLHLVEGQTLRDLVANGPLPADDVRRLGATLAAALAYVHAHGVVHRDVKPSNILLDEAGQPYLADFGLAHLAGTTRFTRDDQMIGTAAYLAPEQVLGTDVGHAADVYALGLVLLECLTGRREYEGSEVETAVARLHRSPAVPPEVPADLAALLTSMTDLTPDRRPTAEECARELHGGEDLPVHVAELHAGLAVLPARPGERTTPSAERASRAAERTMPARSVTAWHLPKTKLLAAAASLVGAFAITLAVLPGADPATSTPTDATDRGTGTTQPGTPAPEPAVHSLVGGQEDAGPDAVVAPSTVVTEEATAPVDTTQAQPQPTTTAPQPAPQPSGEPSGEPSSTPDQPGSSEPPTSSDVPEPTTDAPEPSPPVTEESGTGQSEVSTPGSPVDTLP
- a CDS encoding YhjD/YihY/BrkB family envelope integrity protein, whose amino-acid sequence is MRTARAVLRHALTALRGRDLALWAAGITFFAALAVVPVLLLALRGAAVLFGPELVDDGARLLGDALPDAQRPASAVRALTDAALGASWPVLLSTLLPASLYGEGLRRGLLQIAGRPSGAKTGWLGRVGFLPVLLAAPLLMAAPLAVAPSVAPDYRAGGWSAVWGVVVSFHVDWVVLSVALCLVFLATGPNLLPRAVAVVGGFCAGAVLTGFLHGFLLFLAIPVDWAFPFAGLRAVGAVAALGLWLYLLHVILLLAYRLLLSTHAVLRDR
- a CDS encoding glycosyltransferase; amino-acid sequence: MLGALVAGGSAAAALGTAHALVNSRLVRTPPADPPPCREPVSLLVPARDEAHRIAPTLRSLLAQRGVLDLEVLVCDDGSTDGTADVVRAVAAGDPRVRLVTGSPPPAGLPGKPAACARLAAEARGRVLVFVDADVVLAPHAAAAAADLLRSAGLDAVSPFPRQLADDPATRLVQPLLQWSWLVFLPLRLAERSPRESLSAANGQFFVVDAEALRRCGGFEAVADAVLDDIALMRAVKRSGGRGAVADGSGVAECRMYRGWSEVAAGYEKSLWAATGGPVGAVLLAAALAWVFVLPPVAALVGSRVGLLGYAAAVAGRVVTARRTGGRAWPDALAHPVSVAALLRLLARSWRARRAGTLTWKNRPLHGSR
- a CDS encoding carotenoid biosynthesis protein is translated as MTTRAAPRVPVRVLPVTAWLLGGGVVLTQIVYSMTDPADRLPTTVLAVVLFCLASVLDAASRLGARAAGVLVAVAGGGGLLAEAVGVHTGFPFGEYAYTGSLGVQVLGVPLVVPMAWIMMAWPSVLVGRALVGSGRARGPAWAVVAVAAWALASWDVFLDPQMVDAGHWTWARPTPALPGVEGIPLTNFAGWLLVAVLITGALHALLDDPGPDLRRGPAPALYLWTYGSSVWAHAAFFDRPGSSLVGGLLMGAVAVPFAVALWRAHR
- a CDS encoding CU044_5270 family protein, encoding MGDDELDPVVRAVRADVAPMTEEDFAATRAKVLALATRPRTADRPAGQAAIGQAAVGQAAVGQAAGRSPRRWWGVAAGFGVLAAAGVLAQAVLGGPAPATAEAARAMTGAADAITTSDPVLGPGQYRYTVTRGRSAVLQDAGDTRFRWLDEEVLESWTPAVEGEEYLVRPRETDRRDWLVGTEEQARAAGVRLEPTPQAEVRGRCDRTCREEPGTWQAPNEKFLTGLPREPEQLLRRLLDDSRGRGSSESQEVLVYAADLLRSGRVPADLRAALFRALALLPGLEVADRSANLDGRKGVALAVTDGEARQEVIVDPATGEFIGERRVLTEPDDSLPAGTVVWSSSVETAVVDGLGARP
- a CDS encoding phytoene desaturase family protein codes for the protein MARVVVVGAGMGGLAVAARLAATGHDVTVLEQSGTHGGKLGELRRDGFAFDTGPSLLTLPHVYRDLFAETGGDLDAAVDVVPVEPTCHYRFADGSEVDVPHDAAAVPAALEAALGGGTGRQWAELMADAARLWDLVGESVLQRPLNGVGDLLRRSASVRDLWALAPWRTLRTVGRRLSDPRARVLLDRYATYSGSDPRRLPGLMTVVPYVEQRFGGWYVRGGLRRLGDALAAHCAGLGVRFEFGARVTRVHAAGGGVTLEGGTTVPADVVVSDADARHLYDHLVTDRRARAPRRALARAVPSLSGFVLLLALRGRSPRPYHHRVLFPADYDAEFDALFGRDPRPVPDPTVYVCSPDDPTVAPEGHEAWFVLVNAPRQGQVDWTAPGLADRYADRVLTVLAERGHDVRDRVLWREVRTPADWERDTGSVGGALYGSSSNGARAALLRPANRSPVPGLHLVGGSAHPGGGLPLVAMSARITAEAIGPA